Below is a genomic region from Kribbella qitaiheensis.
CCGCAGACCGACAACGAGTACCGCGACTACCGCGGCTACACCGGAACCGTTGCCTCCGGCACCGTTTCTGTCGGCGACCAGGTGATCGTGCTGCCGGCGGGCCGGCGTACGTCGGTCGCCGGGATCGACCGGGCCGTCATCAGCGCGACCACCACCGCGGTCGCCGAGCGGCCGTCCGCGGTCGCCGGTGAAGCCGTCACCGTCCGGCTCACGGACGACCTCGACGTCGCCCGCGGTTCGGTCATCGTCTCGGCCGACTCCTCCCCCGGCACCCGCCGGGAACTGTCCGCCACGGTGTGCTGGCTGTCCGACCGTCCGCTGTCCGTGGGCGCCCGGCTGCTGATCAAGCACACCACCACCACCGCTCAGGCGATCGTCACCAAGATCTCCGGAGTGCTCGACCTCACGGCGTTGGAATTCACTGGGCTCGGAGTCATCGACGCCACCGGGCTGGATCTGAACGACATCGGCAAGGTGCAGCTCAAGGTCGCCGCACCGCTGGCCGCCGATCCGTACTCCAGCAACAACATCACTGGATCCTTCCTGCTGATCGACGCCCACGACGGGTGGACGTTGGCGGCAGGCATGATCGACGACGAAGAAGGGGAACTGCTGTGACTGCTCCAGCTCTCGTGATCCTCGCCCACGGCAGCCGCGATCCGCGCTCGGCCGCCACCGTCCACTCGCTCGTGAGCTGCCTTCGCGAGATGCGGGACGACCTGCGGATCGAAGCCTCCTTCCTCGACCACTGCCCGCCCACGCCGTACCAGGTGATCGACCGGCTCGCCTCCGAGGGCGTCGAAGAGGTCGTGATCCTCCCGCTGCTGCTGTCGTCCGCGTTCCACGCCCGCGTCGACGTACCGGCCGTGGTCGACGAGGCTCGCAGCCGCTTCCCGGACCTGCGCATCATCGCCTCCGATGTCCTCGGGTACGACGAGTCGCTGCTCGACGTTCTCGACCGGCGGATGCGCGCCGAGCTCAAGGACGGTCGCGTGCGAGAGCTGGACGCGCTCGTACTGGCTTGCGCCGGATCCAGCGACACCCAGGCGAACGCGGCCGTCGCACGGCTTGCGAGGCTCTGGGGCCAGCGGCACAAGCTGCCGGTCGTCGCTGCCTTCACCACAGCGGCCACGCCTTCGCCAGCAGAAGCTGTTCTGCAGTGGCGGCTGGAAGGTCGTCGCCACGTGGCGGTCGGCTCGTTCTTCCTCGCCCCGGGCACACTCCCGGACCGCGCCGAAGAGACCGCCCGCAAGGCCGGAGCAGTCGCGGTCTCCCGCCCCCTTGGCGTGAGCGCCGAGGTAGCCAGACTGGCTCTCCTCCGCTACGGCGTAGCCGGCCTAGACCTACTAACCCTCGAGCCGGCCCCCCGCCCGGTCCTGATGCGCCCAGAACTGGTCCGCACCGCCTGATCCGTACTCCGCCCGGGTTCGCTTGGTTCGACCTGGTGCTCGCCGTCGGCTCGTCACTCCGTCCGGAGCGGTGACCTGAACGCGGCGAGAGCGCTTTCTGGCGTTCTCGCCGCGTTCTCTGTCTAGTACTACGGCCGTAGTTGGCCCTGTTCTCGTATGTACGTCTGGGTCTTCTCGTGTTCGGCCAGCGCCCGGTAGATGCTGGAGAGGCTGGGGTTCTGCCCCTTGCGCCTGCCGGTGGGGATGAGCAGGTCTGGTTGGATCTGCTCGACGGTCTCTCCGCCGTGCGGCGGCGGAGTACGTGCGTACGGCGCGGCACCCGGTGGCTGTGCCACCAGGTGCCGCATACCGGCGAGCGCGCGGGCTCTCGTGGCCGTCCCGAAGGCAGGTGCCGATCGGGTCACGGGTACGCCGGGGTGGGCTGGCCGGGCGGCCCCGGCGAGGGGTGTGTGGGGTCAGTTGGGCTGTGCGGTCGGCATGATCGTGACCTGCTGGAGGTTGACGTGCGGGGGCAGGGTGGCGATGAATCCGATGGTCTCGGCGATGTCGTGGGGGGTGAGCCACTGCATCGACTCCTTGGAGGCCTCCAGCCAGTCCAGGGCGCCCTGGTCGGTGACGTGGCTCTGCAGTTCGGTGCCGACGATGCCGGGCTCGATGGTCGACACTCGGACGTTCTTCGCGCCCAGCTCGACGCGCAGATGGCGCGAGAGGTGGGTGACGTACGCCTTGGTGCCGGAGTACACGGCGAAGTTAGGGAAGATGTTCTGCGCCGCGATGGATGAGGTGTTGATCAGGTCGGCGACGCCGCGCTTCTGGCCGACGCTCACCAGTTGCGGGGTGAAGGCGCCGATGACGTTCATCAGGCCGGCGATGTTCAGGTCGATCTGGTGCTGCCACTGGCCGGTGGCCAGTTCCTCGATCGGGGCGGGCAGCATGACGCCGGCGTTGTTGAACAGCAGGTCGGCGCCGCCCAGCTCGGTCTCGACGCGGTCGGCCGCGGCCCGGACGGCCGTGGTGTCGGTGACGTCGGCAGCGATGGCGACGGCGGTGCCGCCGTTCTTAGCGATCCGCTCGACCAGGTCCTGCAGCTTGTCGGCGCGGCGGGCCAGGACGACGACGCGAGCGCCGAGTGAGGCGAGCTTCTCGGCGGCGGCCTCACCGATGCCGCTGGAGGCACCAGTGACCACGGCGACGCGGCCTTGGAGCGGGGTGGTGGA
It encodes:
- a CDS encoding sirohydrochlorin chelatase; protein product: MTAPALVILAHGSRDPRSAATVHSLVSCLREMRDDLRIEASFLDHCPPTPYQVIDRLASEGVEEVVILPLLLSSAFHARVDVPAVVDEARSRFPDLRIIASDVLGYDESLLDVLDRRMRAELKDGRVRELDALVLACAGSSDTQANAAVARLARLWGQRHKLPVVAAFTTAATPSPAEAVLQWRLEGRRHVAVGSFFLAPGTLPDRAEETARKAGAVAVSRPLGVSAEVARLALLRYGVAGLDLLTLEPAPRPVLMRPELVRTA
- a CDS encoding SDR family oxidoreductase produces the protein MSTLTSTTPLQGRVAVVTGASSGIGEAAAEKLASLGARVVVLARRADKLQDLVERIAKNGGTAVAIAADVTDTTAVRAAADRVETELGGADLLFNNAGVMLPAPIEELATGQWQHQIDLNIAGLMNVIGAFTPQLVSVGQKRGVADLINTSSIAAQNIFPNFAVYSGTKAYVTHLSRHLRVELGAKNVRVSTIEPGIVGTELQSHVTDQGALDWLEASKESMQWLTPHDIAETIGFIATLPPHVNLQQVTIMPTAQPN